A region from the Calonectris borealis unplaced genomic scaffold, bCalBor7.hap1.2 HAP1_SCAFFOLD_101, whole genome shotgun sequence genome encodes:
- the LOC142076739 gene encoding SUN domain-containing protein 3-like, whose protein sequence is MLREEVLGSREESRLFPPPGQGAGVVEMPARLGRRRNTHQKGRSILRLLFLLLPVLSAVVYCSGSTIGGKGALREASQLPEAEPQSLGNSQAWLEQKKRELKETVAQVSAARGNILQAVREVLEAHGVQEEKREEVLRLTEAAVQKVLENYLQMPDWALEAIGAAIDEERTSKSYGGQGKMTWWPSPFGFSSANPPETILQPRIAPGNCWAFQGSRGHVVIRLPEQIWPRAFTIWHISEAVSPSGEVSSAPKDFAVSGVDEATAETLLGTFTYEVHKEIAQTFHVQKELPRTFRYIKFQVQSNWGNPEYTCMYRVQVHGKAASHNDHPQAQELL, encoded by the exons ATGCTTAGAGAAGAGGTGCTTGGGTCTCGAGAGGAGAGCAGGCTTTTCCCTCCGCctggccagggtgctggggttgTGGAGATGCCAGCCAGGTTGGGCAG ACGACGCAACACCCACCAGAAGGGCAGGAGCATCCTGAGgctccttttcctgctgcttcccgtCCTGTCGG CTGTTGTCTACTGCTCGGGCTCAACGATCGGGGGAAAGGGAGCATTACGG GAGGCATCACAGCTTCCTGAAGCAGAGCCGCAGTCTCTGGG GAACTCACAGGCTTGGCTGGAGCAGAAGAAGCGGGAGCTCAAGGAGACGGTGGCTCAGGTGTCTGCTGCGAGGGGAAACATACTTCAGGCAGTGAGAGAGGTCCTCGAAGCCCACGGTGtccaagaggagaagagagag GAAGTTCTGCGGTTGACAGAGGCAGCAGTTCAGAAGGTGCTTGAAAACTACCTTCAGATGCCTGACTGGGCTCTGGAAGCCATAG GTGCCGCCATTGATGAGGAGAGGACATCCAAGAGTTACGGTGGGCAAGGCAAGATGACCTGGTGGCCTTCTCCATTCGGCTTCTCTTCTGCAAATCCTCCAGAGACAATCTTGCAG CCACGTATTGCCCCTGGCAACTGCTGGGCTTTCCAAGGATCTCGGGGTCACGTGGTCATCCGGCTGCCTGAGCAAATCTGGCCAAGGGCTTTCACCATTTGGCATATCTCCGAGGCAGTCTCTCCTTCTGGGGAAGTCAGCAGCGCCCCCAAAGACTTTGCTGTCTCC GGAGTGGATGAGGCAACGGCAGAAACTCTCCTGGGGACATTCACCTACGAGGTGCACAAGGAGATTGCTCAGACTTTCCATGTGCAG AAGGAGCTTCCCAGGACATTTCGCTACATCAAATTCCAGGtgcagagcaactggggaaacccagagTACACCTGTATGTACCGAGTACAGGTTCACGGGAAGGCGGCAAGCCACAACGACCACCCgcaagcccaagagctcctttag